Proteins encoded in a region of the Ptychodera flava strain L36383 chromosome 4, AS_Pfla_20210202, whole genome shotgun sequence genome:
- the LOC139130395 gene encoding LOW QUALITY PROTEIN: protocadherin Fat 4-like (The sequence of the model RefSeq protein was modified relative to this genomic sequence to represent the inferred CDS: deleted 2 bases in 1 codon; substituted 1 base at 1 genomic stop codon), producing the protein MTAVVDENNANVPVFVKTCEAVDGDAGSNGKLTYTIDTVREEPILPFSSTGLDDLFTIDKDTGDVHVTQALDREDIDRYYLLLTAHDGGDPSLTGTSTLEVQVGDLNDNPPVFTQEEYNAAVQEELDAGVSVTTVTATDEDIGTNADISYELDASSAENKFGINHLTGEIKTTVKLDREEKGFYTLLVIAYDKDENDPDVLSSTCTVNVVVLDINDQVPVFQDTPYTSRMPDNSEAETYVFAVKAEDADIGTNALIHYSIVGGNGISRFSIGQRSGVVQTAIDLENQANDYWIEVKAEDQGEGHHSVRTNITVEFLVTSQFPTFSHVDPSLTFSEDTSVGTSVTTVDATSPKQGNARIISYYIAGGNFLDAFSVHRTSGKVTIANELNYEITQEYSLWIEAKDSDTRPLSSFIELSITVTDVNDNAPKFLPSYYDANVTEEQSKGVYVLTVSATDPDKGSNGEFSFSLEPDGNTNGAFAIDSTSGEVVTNRRLDRETIAHYTLVVYAVDHGSPQLTGTATVDVKVNDINDNGPRFTSHPQGSVPEHSDVGTFVLQVTTHDEDEGINAVTVYELTNNPGNKFSIHNMTGVVTVIADVDREQTEFFSLRVMATDLWKAYSVSTDIMITIIDINDNDPEFAKSEYMQEIPEGLPAGSLVTEVSASDRDTGVNAEIRYAMKTWTENFTVDAESGEVRLATELTYQSPTGDGPDPNIYSFNILAIDGGLPTRWDETNVNIVIMAANKHTPEFDQESYMGRVQEDTNVGTSVLKVTAIDKDEGDNGVVKYEVTGGNGTNYFDVVSDTGVVYVKTSLTGKAPKWYYIDVKAYDLGRVSMESFTVVTIPVSHVNEHEPVFDLPYYSTSIFENKQVGSSVITVTASDLDSGVNGMIRYSISDGNINEDFAIGVEDGTITVAKALETQNPRFTTSLWLQQTLAXTASHHTSFTSVDIQLQDINDNSPVFDPREYDPEIPENSPSGTLLVTVSATDADETTNADIYYSIIGGDGQYLFTMMSNGTIYSQGHLNYEEKNIYDLTVRAANLNPNMYDDAWVTVHVTGVNEYYPEFVKDNYVFTVSEAAEDGQLIGKITARDADHGVDGDIHYVLVGGSTHKGFAINVDTGEVYVSYYHGRLNRESQDSVLLLAIAKNDGVIVGDDIDEATLYINITDANDPPVFVPNFYQGSAWENATVGTYVLTVTAEDYDLDPADHTFSYNISGGNYNDAFSVHPTTGEIRTAAELDREDIPIYNLTLAAVDEGSPPQTGYAEVNVFLIDVNDNGPMFLPEDTLGSVYENEPPDTSVMTLSAYDPDSATNGPPFSYYLLDSDDSDSFNLDSVTGLLTTRVSLDREEQSDYFLPVESRDSGIPQMTSTTTMHISILDRNDNPSSPRTANIYVNCLNSIFPGGSIGIARPLDPDVDDVFTCEIISGDENIFSIRPGCDLHSTFHNGVESYDINVSGHDGIHDLVYSDFTVDYHTFSNNSLESSITVRLASETAGKRMDAQTFLTYHFTAFYDTVSDELNPADTLLIMDMYEVDDELDLLLAVRQPGDDKHMSRTGLASFFTSKQTVIESGANVIITKIDYSPCEEEPCMNNGECSDHVELYNNHISDSDPIIFVARQSSRVFNCTCRTPYFGQQCEQEPDSCESNPCENGATCHKESLSYYCECPPGFTGSLCETNIDECTSNPCVNGQCIDGINGYTCTCDGGYTGPRCDIEIDPCNPQPCFNEGECVAKNTGFKCDCGFGERGDFCEFSSFSFDVLSYVQYADISGSFNLVTLQFATTLDNSLLLYNHDGDHTVDHPEFIALEIVNGKARFSYDLGQGTVRISTDIIVSDGQWHKISARRERTKGTLVIDECQDRSSTYCFAEGQGVGNYTQLDLDGVPLNIGGVKSIESIALHPGQLSTTDFVGCMRDVYINGNFYDLKTPLDDYGVSSKCPRDVDKCASDPCQNGGTCIDEWWSYRCSCQDGFMGQHCESNMSSFTFGDDSFVKYVIKDSFRRNQLLQGNAKRRKRSSHNTQTASLMVRSRQNDGLLLYVADNDDYYTILEVKNGKAKYSFKLSGAGSGSITVDSVSISDGKWHTVELVKNGQKVTLSVDEKDSEEEDFDIPPHDFISITVQDMFLGGTEQPVTHEGRELTGLSGCIDTFKLNDEVMPFVGENDMVVAEPSDSSGDSGGCEGSDVCDPDPCPEGHFCKDKWEDFDCIPEGRVNPTHASTMAPAFRKVMALATFASATGISSVIIVRSHQSVKMTRAVTMKSVSVMAREDICAESSTRTVAVAG; encoded by the exons ATGACGGCGGTGGtcgatgaaaataatgcaaatgtGCCTGTGTTTGTGAAGACTTGTGAGGCCGTGGATGGAGATGCTGGAAGCAACGGAAAACTGACATATACCATTGACACTGTCAGGGAAGAGCCAATCTTGCCCTTCTCATCAACTGGACTTGATGACCTCTTCACAATAGACAAAGACACAGGTGATGTCCATGTTACACAGGCTCTGGACAGGGAAGACATCGACAGATACTATCTCCTTCTCACGGCCCATGATGGAG GTGACCCATCATTGACTGGTACTAGCACTCTTGAAGTTCAAGTTGGCGACCTCAATGACAACCCACCAGTCTTTACCCAGGAGGAATATAATGCAGCAGTCCAAGAGGAATTGGATGCAGGGGTTTCTGTTACCACGGTGACAGCTACAGATGAAGATATAGGAACAAATGCAGATATCAG TTACGAACTTGACGCAAGTTCTGctgaaaataaatttggcatcAACCATCTCACCGGCGAAATCAAAACCACAGTCAAGCTGGACAGAGAAGAGAAAGGTTTCTACACGCTGCTGGTGATTGCTTATGACAAAGACGAGAATGATCCCGATGTCCTATCCAGCACCTGTACAGTGAATGTCGTGGTGTTAGACATCAACGATCAAGTGCCTGTATTTCAAGACACTCCGTACACTTCACGCATGCCAGATAATTCTGAAGCAG AAACCTATGTATTTGCAGTGAAAGCTGAAGATGCAGACATTGGTACCAATGCACTGATTCACTACTCAATTGTTGGCGGGAATGGAATATCAAGGTTTTCAATCGGACAAAGGAGTGGGGTTGTGCAAACTGCCATCGATTTGGAAAACCAGGCCAACGACTACTGGATAGAGGTTAAGGCGGAAGACCAAGGAGAAGGCCATCATTCCGTCAGAACCAACATAACTGTGGAGTTTCTGGTGACCAGTCAGTTCCCCACTTTTAGTCATGTTGATCCCAGCTTGACTTTCAGTGAAGACACATCAGTAGGAACCTCTGTCACCACAGTTGATGCCACCAGTCCCAAACAGGGCAATGCTCGCATCATCAGTTATTACATAGCTGGTGGTAATTTTCTTGATGCGTTCAGCGTTCACAGGACAAGTGGCAAGGTGACCATCGCCAATGAACTGAACTATGAGATTACCCAGGAGTACTCTCTGTGGATTGAGGCGAAGGATAGTGACACTAGGCCACTGTCGAGTTTCATTGAGTTGAGCATCACCGTGACTGATGTGAACGACAATGCTCCTAAGTTCTTGCCGAGCTATTATGATGCCAACGTGACAGAGGAACAGTCAAAAGGTGTCTACGTACTAACAGTTTCAGCCACAGATCCAGACAAAGGCAGCAATGGTGAATTTTCTTTCTCCCTCGAACCAGACGGTAACACAAATGGGGCTTTCGCCATTGATTCTACATCAGGTGAAGTGGTCACCAACAGAAGGTTAGACCGTGAGACCATTGCCCACTACACGTTGGTGGTGTATGCAGTTGATCACGGCTCCCCACAGCTCACTGGTACCGCGACTGTAGATGTGAAAGTGAACGACATCAATGACAACGGTCCTCGATTCACCAGTCACCCACAGGGCTCAGTTCCTGAACACAGCGATGTCGGAACTTTTGTCCTACAGGTGACCACCCACGATGAGGACGAGGGAATCAATGCTGTTACAGTCTACGAACTGACCAACAATCCCGGAAACAAATTCTCAATACACAACATGACTGGCGTGGTTACTGTCATTGCTGATGTCGACCGAGAGCAAACAGAGTTCTTCTCCCTGCGAGTGATGGCGACAGACCTGTGGAAGGCATATTCGGTGTCGACTGACATAATGATTACGATTATTGACATCAATGATAATGACCCAGAGTTTGCCAAGTCGGAGTACATGCAAGAGATACCAGAGGGCTTACCTGCCGGTTCCTTGGTAACTGAGGTATCTGCAAGCGATAGAGATACTGGCGTCAACGCAGAAATACGCTACGCCATGAAAACCTGGACGGAGAACTTCACAGTGGATGCTGAGTCCGGGGAAGTACGCCTTGCGACAGAACTGACGTATCAGTCACCCACTGGTGATGGTCCTGATCCAAACATTTACAGCTTTAACATCTTAGCCATTGATGGAGGCCTCCCAACACGTTGGGATGAAACTAACGTCAACATCGTAATAATGGCTGCCAATAAACATACCCCTGAGTTTGACCAAGAGAGCTACATGGGCAGAGTGCAAGAGGATACCAACGTTGGAACATCAGTGCTGAAAGTCACCGCCATTGACAAGGACGAAGGTGACAATGGAGTTGTGAAGTATGAGGTGACCGGTGGAAACGGAACCAACTATTTTGATGTAGTGAGTGATACGGGCGTGGTGTATGTGAAGACAAGTCTCACAGGCAAGGCGCCCAAGTGGTACTACATTGATGTCAAAGCTTACGATCTCGGCCGCGTTTCCATGGAGAGCTTTACAGTTGTCACAATTCCAGTGTCACATGTGAATGAGCACGAACCAGTTTTTGACTTGCCGTACTACAGTACATCTATCTTTGAGAACAAGCAGGTCGGATCCTCTGTCATCACGGTGACCGCCTCAGACCTAGACAGTGGGGTCAACGGAATGATACGCTACTCCATTTCGGACGGAAATATCAATGAAGATTTTGCCATTGGAGTTGAGGATGGCACTATAACTGTGGCCAAAGCACTGGAGACACAGAACCCAAGGTTTACCACCTCACTGTGGTTGCAACAGACCTTGGCGTAAACAGCAAGTCA TCACACCTCGTTCACCTCTGTTGACATTCAACTTCAAGATATCAACGACAACAGCCCAGTCTTCGACCCCAGGGAGTATGACCCCGAAATACCAGAAAACTCGCCCAGTGGAACATTACTTGTCACAGTCTCAGCAACTGATGCAGATGAAACAACCAATGCAGATATATACTACAGCATCATTGGCGGTGACGGACAGTACCTGTTCACCATGATGAGCAATGGCACCATCTACTCACAAGGTCACCTCAACTATGAAGAAAAGAATATTTATGATTTGACCGTCAGAGCGGCAAACCTGAATCCCAACATGTATGATGATGCCTGGGTCACTGTGCATGTCACAGGTGTCAACGAATATTATCCTGAATTTGTGAAGGACAATTATGTATTCACTGTAAGCGAAGCTGCTGAGGATGGCCAGTTGATTGGAAAGATAACGGCCCGTGACGCCGACCATGGTGTTGATGGTGACATCCATTATGTCTTGGTCGGTGGGAGTACACACAAAGGTTTTGCCATCAACGTTGACACTGGTGAGGTGTACGTATCTTACTACCATGGCCGACTGAACCGAGAAAGCCAAGATTCTGTGCTGCTGCTGGCTATCGCAAAGAACGACGGGGTCATTGTTGGAGATGATATCGATGAAGCCACATTATACATCAACATTACTGATGCCAATGACCCACCAGTGTTTGTACCCAACTTCTACCAAGGATCCGCCTGGGAAAACGCAACGGTTGGCACTTATGTGCTCACTGTGACTGCTGAAGACTATGATTTAGACCCGGCTGACCACACATTTTCATACAATATCAGCGGTGGTAATTACAATGATGCGTTCTCCGTCCATCCAACCACTGGTGAAATCAGAACAGCCGCTGAACTTGATCGGGAAGATATTCCCATCTACAACCTGACATTAGCGGCCGTTGATGAAGGCAGTCCACCACAAACGGGATATGCTGAAGTGAATGTTTTCTTGATAGATGTAAATGACAATGGCCCGATGTTCCTTCCGGAAGATACTTTAGGTTCCGTCTATGAAAATGAACCACCAGACACCAGTGTCATGACCCTGAGTGCATACGACCCAGACAGTGCAACAAATGGTCCCCCATTCTCTTACTACTTGCTCGATTCAGATGACAGCGACAGCTTTAATCTCGACAGCGTGACTGGACTACTGACCACTCGTGTTTCACTGGACAGGGAAGAACAGAGTGATTACTTCCTGCCAGTGGAAAGCCGTGATTCTGGCATCCCTCAGATGACTTCAACAACCACGATGCACATCAGCATCCTTGACAGAAATGATAACCCATCAAGTCCAAGAACCGCCAACATTTATGTCAACTGCTTGAACAGCATATTTCCAGGTGGCTCCATCGGCATAGCCCGCCCTCTGGATCCAGATGTTGATGACGTGTTTACCTGTGAAATAATCTCAGgagatgaaaatattttcagcatACGCCCAGGCTGTGATCTCCATTCTACTTTCCACAATGGCGTTGAATCCTACGACATCAACGTAAGTGGTCATGATGGCATACATGACCTTGTGTATTCAGACTTTACGGTGGACTACCACACCTTCAGCAACAATTCATTGGAAAGCAGTATCACTGTGAGGCTTGCCAGTGAAACAGCGGGCAAGAGAATGGACGCCCAAACCTTTCTGACTTATCACTTCACTGCATTCTACGACACGGTGTCCGACGAACTGAATCCGGCCGACACACTTCTGATCATGGACATGTATGAAGTTGACGATGAGCTTGATCTACTCCTTGCTGTGCGACAGCCGGGAGATGATAAGCACATGAGCAGAACTGGGCTGGCCTCTTTCTTCACAAGCAAGCAGACTGTCATAGAAAGCGGTGCCAATGTGATCATAACAAAGATCGACTACTCTCCATGTGAGGAAGAGCCCTGCATGAACAATGGAGAATGCAGTGATCATGTGGAACTTTACAACAATCACATTTCTGACAGTGATCCCATCATCTTTGTGGCCCGTCAGAGCAGCCGGGTGTTCAACTGTACATGCAGGACGCCTTACTTTGGCCAGCAATGCGAACAAGAACCAGACAGCTGTGAGAGCAACCCGTGTGAAAATGGTGCAACATGCCATAAAGAGTCTCTGTCATACTATTGTGAATGTCCTCCTGGGTTCACCGGTAGCCTGTGTGAAACCAACATTGACGAATGCACGAGCAACCCGTGTGTGAATGGTCAGTGCATAGACGGAATCAATGGTTACACATGCACCTGTGATGGAGGCTACACCGGACCAAGGTGCGACATCGAAATCGACCCGTGTAACCCCCAACCATGTTTCAATGAAGGAGAGTGCGTTGCCAAAAACACTGGCTTCAAATGCGACTGTGGCTTTGGAGAGCGTGGCGACTTCTGCGAGTTTTCCAGCTTCAGCTTTGACGTCCTCTCCTACGTCCAATACGCTGACATATCCGGCAGTTTCAACTTGGTGACGCTGCAGTTTGCCACCACCCTGGACAATTCACTGCTGCTCTACAACCACGATGGAGATCACACAGTTGACCACCCAGAGTTCATAGCTTTAGAGATTGTCAATGGCAAAGCACGGTTTTCGTACGACCTCGGTCAGGGCACAGTGCGAATCAGCACAGACATCATAGTATCTGACGGTCAATGGCACAAAATATCTGCACGGAGAGAACGAACC AAGGGGACACTTGTCATTGATGAATGCCAAGACAGATCTTCCACTTACTGCTTTGCAGAAGGACAGGGAGTTGGAAATTACAC ACAACTTGACTTGGATGGTGTTCCGTTAAATATTGGCGGTGTCAAGTCCATTGAATCAATCGCACTTCACCCGGGACAACTCTCTACGACAGATTTTGTTGGCTGCATGCGTGATGTGTACATAAATGGAAACTTTTACGACCTCAAGACACCGCTTGACGACTACGGCGTTTCCAGCAAGTGCCCACGTGACGTGGATAAGTGCGCCAGTGACCCCTGTCAAAATGGCGGTACCTGCATTGATGAGTGGTGGAGCTATAGGTGCAGCTGCCAGGATGGATTCATGGGTCAACATTGTGAATCCA ACATGTCGTCATTCACGTTCGGGGATGATAGCTTTGTCAAGTACGTGATCAAAGACAGTTTCCGCAGGAACCAGCTGCTACAGGGGAATGCCAAACGAAGAAAGAGGAGCTCTCACAACACACAGACTGCATCACTGATGGTGCGCTCTCGACAGAATGATGGCCTGTTACTTTACGTGGCTGATAATGATGACTACTACACCATACTTGAG GTGAAGAACGGTAAAGCCAAGTACAGTTTCAAGTTGAGTGGTGCGGGCAGTGGCTCCATCACGGTGGACAGTGTTAGCATTTCTGACGGCAAGTGGCATACAGTGGAGCTGGTCAAAAATGGACAAAAGGTCACATTGTCTGTGGATGAAAAGGATTCTGAGGAAGAAGATTTTGACATTCCGCCGCATGACTTTATCAGTATCACAGTACAGGACATGTTCCTTGGAGGAACTGAACAGCCTGTCACTCACGAGGGTAGAGAGCTTACAG GTCTTagtggttgcattgatactttcaAGCTAAACGATGAAGTTATGCCATTTGTTGGTGAAAATGACATGGTTGTAGCAGAGCCATCTGATAGCAGTGGAGATTCCGGTGGCTGCGAAGGTTCCGACGTCTGTGATCCTGACCCCTGCCCGGAGGGACACTTCTGCAAGGACAAGTGGGAAGACTTCGACTGCATACCAGAGGGCCGTGTCAATCCAACCCATGCCAGCACAATGGCACCTGCGTTCCGGAAAGTGATGGCACTGGCTACGTTTGCCAGTGCTACGGGGATTTCTTCGGTGATCATTGTGAGATCCCACCAGTCTGTCAAGATGACCCGTGCAGTGACAATGAAGAGTGTGTCAGTGATGGCGAGGGAGGACATATGTGCAGAATCGTCGACCCGAACAGTGGCAGTGGCTGGATGA
- the LOC139130385 gene encoding NXPE family member 3-like isoform X1: MEIARRKGCRKTMKYALLVILILSLICLLREIGVVEYGPSILQTLQDYKVMSGSTFIDTKKKTTVSPASQLNRTTVLTTQVPEETTIYEYDGDEDDNYDWREDEMFLTGRSTSLPNSKIKVLQDIDDIHVGDTIHITVITYDDEGRRRSQGGDLWYAVMYNDFQNTRSAGRVVDHDNGTYSIYFYAAWKSYAFVDVTLVYTRLATQWLRYIWWPAGNKETWVGHFRAYEKNEQTYCALRRDAAMDTEASCIFRNALATGNTSFICGAPPTLPCSALHSTSVNYTSIGKSAVELVDGKEHLFNSSVTMASIPQVVTIKVKEKRTLAVDDTLPTCRKVFSAYDQQVGGYWLGNKWMSLICDVRSWEKAPLSEIRNCLAGKQIFALGDSVRQFYEGLIELAGFLKSRTHRPTYHEIIWTTNTNFTFYSPPWPAASIPVNVNDTKYEVDIIEGLHNLSCNYVIIISSYINFLRWPRESYKERMVLVRDALLRLRERCPNTFIAIKGTKAKEHVEPGSHIHSSDYILYEMNKFLSKLFRRKGFYFLDVWEMNLSHPAPNRSSMPVPLIRQEVSLFLSLLCS, encoded by the exons ATGGAGATTGCGAGAAGAAAAGGGTGTCGTAAAACCATGAAATATGCCCTCCTCGTAATTCTCatattgtcattgatttgtTTG CTGAGAGAAATCGGAGTGGTGGAGTATGGCCCAAGTATTTTACAGACCTTGCAAGATTACAAAGTGATGAGCGGTTCAACTTTCATTGATACGAAGAAGAAAACCACGGTAAGTCCTGCAAGTCAGCTGAACAGAACAACTGTTTTAACAACACAGGTCCCTGAAGAAACTACAATTTATGAGTATGACGGTGATGAAGATGACAACTATGACTGGAGAGAAGACGAGATGTTCCTCACCGGGCGTTCTACCAGTCTGCCGAACagcaaaataaaagttttacagGATATCGATGATATACACGTTGGCGACACAATCCACATCACCGTCATAACGTACGATGATGAGGGAAGGCGGCGTTCCCAAGGCGGCGATCTCTGGTACGCTGTGATGTACAACGACTTTCAAAACACTCGCAGCGCGGGAAGAGTGGTAGACCACGACAATGGGACGTACAGCATTTACTTCTACGCAGCTTGGAAGAGCTATGCCTTCGTGGATGTAACCCTGGTTTACACTCGACTGGCGACGCAGTGGTTGCGATACATCTGGTGGCCTGCGGGCAACAAAGAAACATGGGTGGGACACTTTCGAGCTTATGAGAAAAACGAGCAGACATACTGTGCTCTGAGGAGAGATGCTGCCATGGATACAGAGGCATCTTGCATTTTCCGAAACGCATTGGCAACTGGAAACACTTCATTTATCTGTGGTGCGCCCCCAACGTTACCGTGCAGTGCTCTGCACTCAACCAGCGTCAACTACACGTCTATTGGGAAAAGCGCAGTGGAGCTCGTCGATGGCAAAGAGCATTTATTCAACAG TTCTGTTACCATGGCCTCAATCCCTCAAGTTGTAACCATAAAGGTCAAAG AAAAGAGAACACTAGCGGTTGACGACACTTTGCCGACGTGCAGGAAAGTTTTCAGCGCGTACGACCAACAGGTGGGCGGATACTGGCTCGGGAACAAATGGATGTCGCTAATCTGTGACGTGCGCTCCTGGGAGAAAGCGCCCCTGTCTGAAATACGCAACTGCCTCGCCGGTAAACAGATCTTCGCCCTCGGTGATTCGGTCAGACAGTTTTACGAAGGACTGATAGAACTTGCTGGCTTCCTTAAATCGAGAACACACCGCCCGACTTATCATGAAATAATTTGGACAACGAACACAAACTTCACTTTCTACTCGCCGCCGTGGCCAGCCGCCAGCATCCCCGTGAACGTCAACGACACAAAATATGAAGTTGACATCATAGAAGGGCTTCACAACCTGTCATGTAACTACGTCATCATCATTAGTTCATACATAAACTTCCTTCGGTGGCCGCGGGAGAGTTACAAGGAGAGAATGGTACTCGTCAGGGACGCGCTGCTTCGCCTGAGGGAGCGCTGTCCAAATACATTCATTGCAATCAAAGGGACGAAAGCCAAAGAACACGTGGAACCTGGTTCGCACATACATAGTAGTGATTACATCCTATATGAAATGAACAAGTTCCTGAGTAAGTTATTCAGGAGGAAGGGGTTCTACTTCTTGGACGTTTGGGAAATGAATTTGAGCCACCCAGCTCCGAACCGTTCGTCAATGCCAGTGCCGTTGATCAGACAAGAAGTGTCTCTCTTTCTTTCCCTGCTTTGTTCCTAG